In Myxocyprinus asiaticus isolate MX2 ecotype Aquarium Trade chromosome 8, UBuf_Myxa_2, whole genome shotgun sequence, a single genomic region encodes these proteins:
- the pld6 gene encoding mitochondrial cardiolipin hydrolase isoform X2 yields the protein MKMFGVGAVALVLGVEWLDWLTRRLGFRRDSRLKEVLFFPSPQTCVEHLFTPDRSFPCACPLPHGTETSFSRLLGHLLSACVSLDLCLFSFSHVELSRVVLHLHNRGVTVRVVTDRDYMAIIGSQIGTLRRAGICVRHEMSTAVHMHHKFALVDGRKLITGSLNWTLTAVQSNKENVMVTEEPELVRPYQKEFQKLWEANDPANHKPQTKKQAAK from the exons ATGAAAATGTTTGGTGTTGGAGCCGTAGCTCTCGTGCTGGGGGTCGAGTGGTTAGACTGGCTGACGCGTCGCCTGGGGTTCCGCAGAGACTCTCGCCTGAAAGAGGTCTTGTTCTTCCCATCACCCCAAACCTGCGTCGAGCACCTGTTCACACCCGACAGAAGCTTCCCCTG CGCATGTCCCCTCCCCCATGGCACTGAGACATCCTTCTCCAGGCTCCTCGGACATCTCCTCTCCGCGTGTGTGTCTCTGGACCTGTGTTTGTTCTCATTCTCTCATGTGGAGCTGAGCAGGGTGGTTCTCCATCTGCACAATCGCGGAGTCACTGTACGAGTCGTTACCGATAGAGACTACATGGCCATTATTGGGTCTCAGATTGGCACCCTTCGCAGGGCAG GTATCTGTGTGAGACACGAGATGAGCACAGCTGTTCATATGCACCATAAATTTGCATTAGTAGATGGCAGGAAACTGATCACTGGCTCCCTCAACTGGACCCTCACCGCAGTCCAGAGCAACAaagagaacgtcatggttacagAGGAGCCAGAGCTTGTGCGGCCCTATCAGAAGGAGTTTCAGAAGCTGTGGGAGGCCAATGATCCTGCCAATCACAAACCACAAACCAAAAAACAGGCTGCTAAATAA
- the pld6 gene encoding mitochondrial cardiolipin hydrolase isoform X1, with protein MFRQVSFKELMKMFGVGAVALVLGVEWLDWLTRRLGFRRDSRLKEVLFFPSPQTCVEHLFTPDRSFPCACPLPHGTETSFSRLLGHLLSACVSLDLCLFSFSHVELSRVVLHLHNRGVTVRVVTDRDYMAIIGSQIGTLRRAGICVRHEMSTAVHMHHKFALVDGRKLITGSLNWTLTAVQSNKENVMVTEEPELVRPYQKEFQKLWEANDPANHKPQTKKQAAK; from the exons ATGTTCCGACAG GTGTCATTTAAGGAGCTGATGAAAATGTTTGGTGTTGGAGCCGTAGCTCTCGTGCTGGGGGTCGAGTGGTTAGACTGGCTGACGCGTCGCCTGGGGTTCCGCAGAGACTCTCGCCTGAAAGAGGTCTTGTTCTTCCCATCACCCCAAACCTGCGTCGAGCACCTGTTCACACCCGACAGAAGCTTCCCCTG CGCATGTCCCCTCCCCCATGGCACTGAGACATCCTTCTCCAGGCTCCTCGGACATCTCCTCTCCGCGTGTGTGTCTCTGGACCTGTGTTTGTTCTCATTCTCTCATGTGGAGCTGAGCAGGGTGGTTCTCCATCTGCACAATCGCGGAGTCACTGTACGAGTCGTTACCGATAGAGACTACATGGCCATTATTGGGTCTCAGATTGGCACCCTTCGCAGGGCAG GTATCTGTGTGAGACACGAGATGAGCACAGCTGTTCATATGCACCATAAATTTGCATTAGTAGATGGCAGGAAACTGATCACTGGCTCCCTCAACTGGACCCTCACCGCAGTCCAGAGCAACAaagagaacgtcatggttacagAGGAGCCAGAGCTTGTGCGGCCCTATCAGAAGGAGTTTCAGAAGCTGTGGGAGGCCAATGATCCTGCCAATCACAAACCACAAACCAAAAAACAGGCTGCTAAATAA
- the cnn1a gene encoding calponin 1, basic, smooth muscle, a, which produces MTTQFSKGPTFGLSADVRNKLVQKYDPQMEEDLRMWIYEVTGRGVPENFMEGLKDGVILCELINKLRPGSVPKVNQSNLNWHKLENITHFVRAIGEYGLKAHDIFEANDLFEDMNHTQVQCTLIALAGLAKTKGFYTKNDIGVKYAAKKQRKFTPEKMKEGKSIISQQMGSNKFASQKGMTSYGTRRHLHDPNMGMEKPADRSTINLQMGTNKCASMAGMFALGTARQVMKKNVNLEPVDTSTVSLQMGTNKVPSQSGLTPMGGARQVYDRKYCVKANE; this is translated from the exons ATGACCACCCAGTTCAGCAAAGGACCCACATTCGGACTCTCGGCTGATGTCAGGAATAAG CTGGTGCAAAAGTACGACCCTCAGATGGAGGAAGACTTGAGGATGTGGATCTATGAGGTCACAGGTCGAGGGGTTCCTGAAAATTTCATGGAGGGACTGAAGGATGGTGTTATCCTATGCGA GCTGATCAACAAACTGCGGCCTGGTTCGGTTCCAAAGGTCAATCAATCAAACCTCAACTGGCACAAG TTGGAGAATATCACTCACTTTGTGCGAGCAATTGGTGAATACGGCCTGAAAGCACATGACATCTTTGAGGCCAATGACCTTTTTGAGGACATGAACCACACTCAGGTTCAGTGCACCCTCATCGCATTGGCTGGATTG GCCAAGACTAAAGGCTTCTACACAAAAAATGACATCGGTGTTAAATATGCAGCAAAAAAGCAAAGGAAGTTCACTCCTGAAAAGATGAAGGAGGGGAAAAGCATCATCAGCCAACAG atGGGTTCCAATAAGTTTGCCAGTCAAAAGGGCATGACCTCCTATGGAACAAGACGACATCTACATGATCCCAATATGGGTATGGAGAAACCAGCGGATCGATCCACTATAAACCTCCAAATGGGCACCAACAAATGTGCCAGCATG GCTGGCATGTTTGCACTTGGCACTGCAAGACAGGTGatgaaaaagaatgtgaatctaGAACCAGTGGACACTTCAACAGTGTCTCTGCAGATGGGCACCAACAAAGTGCCCTCTCAGAGCGGGCTCACTCCCATGGGAGGCGCACGTCAAGTCTATGACCGCAAATACTGTGTCAAGGCTAATGAATAA